GCGGGGGGGCCGGTCCCGCCGCGGGTGGGTCGGACGACGTCTCGGCGCCGGACGCCACCGGGCTGGCGCCCTCCCTGAGGGGGTCCATGGCAGTATTGGCCTCCGGCCGTAGTCTATCCGTCTCCTGTCGCCGGGCACCAGGGAGCCCACCAGGTAGGGTCGCCTCGCCGAGGCGGCCGTTGTCTCGCCGAGGCGTCCCGACGGCGCGTTCACGTCTTCGCGCTTCGCGCTACGGCGGACGAGTCGGCGAACGCGCCCTACCACGCTTCCGTTTTGCCGAGAATCGGTGTAGAAGGGTCAGGTTCTAGCGGGCCGCGGCCTCTGGCTGCGCCCCACGACGCTCACTCGAGAACCCTGAAACTTGACTCAAATGCGTCAAGTTTCGGGTTCTCAAGGGTTCTAGGTAGGGCCGCCTCGCCGAGGCGGCTGTGACGGCGCGGGAGGCTGACGCGCCCTACCATCTTGAGAGCCCCACGTTCCAGAAGGAGGGTGCCCATGAGAGCCGAATTTACAGCGTTGTCCGTGGCTTGTGTGTTGACCTGTGTGGCGACCGCCGCCAGCGGGCAGACCCCGGAGGGCGAACAAGCTGCGCCGGCCACCGCGTCGAGCGCGAATCCCATGACCGATAGCACCAAGCGGATCTACGACGCGACCAAGCAGCTGGTGCTTCGCAGTCTCGAGAAGATGCCGGAGGATCAACTGGGATTCAAGCCGGTCGACACCGTCCGGTCGTATGGCCAGATCGTCGGGCATATTGCCGACGCCAATTACATGATATGTGGGATGGCGGCCGGCGAGATGTCGAAGCCGCCGGACTTCGAGAAGACAGCCACCACGCGCGCCGATCTCACCAAGGCGCTGAACGATGCGTTTGCCCACTGCGACAAGATCTACGGCGACATGACCGACGCGAAGGGCAGCGAGATGCTGCCGAAGACACCGTTTGGCGAGCAGGCGCGCCTGAGCATGCTCGCGTTTAACAATATGCACACGTGGGAGCACTACGGAAACCTCATCACCTATATGCGGATCAAGGGCATCGTCCCGCCGAGCAGCGAGCAGCAGCCTGGAGGCGAGCAATAGAACATCACGCCATCGGATCGGTGCGCCACCGCGCGAGCGCCGCTTGTGCCGTGCCCCAATCGCTGGCGGCGTCGTTTGCGCGGACCGACCAGAGCAACGCGCCACGATAGCCAGCCTGCTTCGCGAGCCGGAGCAGGAGCTCCGTGGGCCGCCCAGAACCGTGCGTCGGGAATTCGCCGAGCACGACCGGCCTGTCGAGATCGAGCTCGGCGACGTGACGCTCCAGCGGCGCCTCGGCCTCGATGTAGTCGTACCAGTGGACCTGGTGGAAGTCGAGGGGCAGGCCGCGACAGAGATCGAGGCCGCGTGCGCTCGCTAGACCAACCGTGACGAGTTGCTTGGTGTGCGTCCGGGCCTGCCACGCCGCATCGCGCAAGAAGGTGCGCATGGCCTGTGGCGAGACCACGGCGCGCGGGTGCCACCCGTCGAGGCCAAGGGTCACCCATTCCGGCTCGTTGAACAGATCCCATCCGAAGATCGCCGGGTGCGAGCCGTACCGCTGAAAGAGCGGTGACACGACGTGCTCGAGGAGCGCTTCGCGGAGGGCCGGTTGGTGTATCACCGTGCGGAGGCCACCAAGGCGCACGCCTCGAACCGTTCGTGCCGGTCGGCACCAATAAAAATCGAGCAGGACGAGGAGCAGACGCAGGCCGTGGCGCTGTACGCACTCGAGCGCGGCATCGACGTCGCGCCACGTCGAGTCGTCGAGACCGAGCGGCACGCCGCCCTCCGTGAAGCGGATTCCTGCCCGTCCGTCGCACAGCAGGAACCACCGCATGAGCTGAATGTCTTGTGCGGCCAGCGCCGCGCACACCGCGTCCAGCTGCGCGAGACGCTCTGGATGTGCGCTCAATCCGCCCGCCGGCTGCCAAGCGTTGGATCCGAAGTCGAGGCCGTACGTGATCCAAGGAAGGTTGGCGCCGATGACGAACGGGGTATCCTGTGCCCAGGCCCACCGTGAGGCGACGAACGGCTCGGGCGCGAACGGAGACACCCGGGCGCGAATGAAGCGCGCGATACTCCGCGCCCCGCGCAACGCCATCATCTGCCACCGTCGCACGTTACAATGACCCCTTGTATGTCGCGAATCACTGAGACAGCACACTAGCCACAGTATCAGTTTGCCCCGCCTCCGGCGGGGCGTCTGGGCGGACGTGACTTCTGGGTCCCGACGGGTGTCAGAGATGCCAAGGGGAGAATCCGAGCTCAGCGATGAGGCTCTGGTGGAGCGCGTCACGAATGCGCCTGAGGGGGACACCGGTGCGTTCGAGACGCTGGTCCAACGGCACCAGCGGGGCGTGCTTGCAAACTGCCGCCATTTGACGACGGCCGACGCGGCCGAAGACCTCGCGCAAGAGGTGTTCGTCAAGGCGTACTTTGCGCTGGATCGCTTCGAAGGCCGTTCGTCGTTCAAAACGTGGGTGCAGCGAATCAAGGTCAATCACTGCCTGAACTACCTGCGGCGCCGACGGGGCGTGGCGTATGTCGACCTCGAAGACGAGACCGCCGCGCGTGCGCCGGAGTTGCAGGCGGAGGCGGACGCTGAGCGGGCGCTCGAAGTCGAGGACGCTCGGCGCCATATCGCTGCTCTGCTCGATGCCATGTCGGACACGCTGCGGATCCCGCTGGTGATGCGTGACGCCGACGGCATGTCGTACGAGGAGATTGCCTCCGTGCTCGGGATTGGGCTCTCCGCCGTGAAGATGCGTATCAAGCGCGGGCGGGAAGAGTTCCGGCGACTGTTTGTGCTTGCGGATGGTTCAGTCGGCGTCTCGCTGGACCAGGCCGCGCGAGGTGCCGACCATGTCTGATCTACCGCCGCGTAGCGACCCTGACGCGCCCGACACGGGCGAGCCGGTCTCCTGGCTTCGAGACCTCGGAGACGAGCCCTCTCCAGATTTCGTTGTGCGAGTGCGGCGTGCTATCGAGCGACGCTTTCTGGCGCGAGACGTCCTGACGTTCGGGTGGCGCGCTCTTGCCGCCTGGACGATGGAGTTCGTATCGATGTTGGCGGCGCTCTTTGGTCGTCTCGCGCGGCCGCGTACCGAGGAGGGGCAACGCTGATGAGTGAACAGCCAGGGGTGCTCGACCAGCTCTCGGAGATCTTCGGCGGCGCGTTTACCGCCGGAGTCACCGCCGTACCGCGTGCGCTCGCGGGTGTTGCGGCCATCGTCGTGATGGTAATCGTGGCAAAGCTCATCGAGCGCGGGCTGCGCGCCGTGCTCACGCGCTTGCGATTCGACGCGCTGCTCCAGCAAGCCGGAATCGACCGCACGCTGCAGCGCATTGGCTTGCGGCAGTCGCTCAACGTCGTCTTGCCGCGCCTGGTCTACTTCCTGCTCCTCTGCTTGATCGCGCGGATCGGGGCGGACCTCCTCGGGCTTACTGCCGTGTCGCAGGCCTTTGCGGCGTTCTTCGCGTATCTCCCGAATATCGTTGCCGCCGTGCTGCTGCTGGCAGCCGGCAGCGCGGCGAGTCAATTCGCCGGCAATACCGTCGCGGCCGCTGCGAGTGAATCGGGTATCGACATCGCGCGGCCGCTCGGCAACCTCGTGTCGGGCTTGATCCTGTTCGTTGTCGGGATTATGGCGCTCGCGCAGCTCAGGATCGACACGGACATCATCCGCATCGTCACCATTTGCTCACTGTCTGGCCTCGCCCTGGCATTTGGCTTGTCATTTGGATTTGGAACGCAGGACATCACCCGCAACATCCTCGCTGGGTTCTACGCGCGGAAGATCTTCAAGATAGGCGACACGGTCGAGCTCCTTGGTCAGCGCGGCACCGTGCGAGCCATTACGACCACCCAAACGCTACTGGATGTCGAGGAAGGCGGGACCGTGAGCGTCGCCAATCGCACGCTCGTGGACGAGATCGTGAGAAGCAGGTAGGTGAGTGAAGCTGATCGCCGCTGGGGAGATATGACGACCAACTCCACCCGCGTAACGGGGGACGGGAACCCCTACCTCGGGAGCTGATTGCGTTCAGGATCCCCGTCCCTTAGACGTGCCCGCCCCCGGCGATGCGAGGGGAGGCTCACAACCGGGTTTGGGCACGAGCGCCGGTTTCCCGACGCTACTATTCCTAGACACGAGTACCCCGGAGAAGTCACATCCGCCAGCCGCCGCCACCACAGGCACAACGCCAGAGGTTGCGCCATTGTTGAGGTTTACGGCCCTCGCCGAGGCGGCCTATCTCAATGGCCCGTGGCACCCAGCGTGCCCTCCTTGAACAGCCGCTCGGTGCGAACAGCAAGCGGACCCAACACATGCGAGCAAATAGGGACGGCGCCGCGATACAGATCCCGTGCGCCTTCTTCCTGCCCGCGTGAGAGGCGCAGTACTTCGACCGTGCGTCCGAGCGGATCGGCGAACCAGCACTCGCGCACGCCGTACTTCCGGTACCATGCGAGCTTGGTCACACGGATGTGGCGCTCGTTGCCTACCGAGAGGACCTCGACGACGAGATCCGGTGCGCCCCATACCCGATCCGTCACCATCGCAGCACGCTCTGACGACACGAACACGATGTCCGGTTGCACGATCAGCGCTCGCTCGCGGTCGAGCACGACGTCCACCGACGAGACACAGATCTGTCCGAGCCCATGTCGGCGAACATGTCGGTCCAGAATCACCGTCAGGCGGGTAACGGTGGACTGATGATCCAAGCTCGGCACGGCCGGCTCACGAACCAGCCCGTAGGCAAGCTCTTGCCGGCGCACGGCCTCCGGCCGCTGCAGATATTCCTCGACAGTCATCCGCGACACAGCACCCTCCATCTTGAGCAGAAATCTGACACCGAGAACAGATGTGTGTCTCGAGTCTTGGCTATCAGAGAACGTGTTGAGAAGTCACCGTCCGCCGTCGTGCGTCCGCTGTCGCGTTGTGCGCTTCGGCGAACGAGTCGGCGGAGAAGTCATGTATGCAAGACACTGGCGGACACCGAGACCGCCATGCGGACGAGGATTTTTTCGTGCTCCGGCCCCCGGGTGGCAACCATCAGGTCACCGCACGGGTTGATCAAGCGGCGGTTCCACGATGCTCACTTGTCGGCGCGAACCTCGACCTGTCACATTCGAGCTTCGGCGTTTCAAGGGCTCTCGTAAACAGACGATGACATGTCCGGGACGGTCGGTCAAGCGGATTCGGCAGTCCCGGTAGAGGCAGAAACGGACGTGCCCGTGTTGGGCCGCTCGAGCACCTGGCGGTAGAGCGATTCGTACTGAGGCACGATGCGCTCGGCACAAAAGCGCAGAGCAACGGAAGCGCGCGCGGCACTGATCACACGTTGGCACAACGCCTCGTCGATCAAGAGCTGTATCGCGCTCTCAGCCATTCCGGCCAGGTCGTCCGGCTCGTGGAGGAAGCCGGTCACGCCATCATCGATCACCTCCGGCAAGCCTCCCACGCGAGAGGCGACGACCGGCACCTCACATCCCATCGCTTCGAGCGCAGCCAGGCCGAAGCTTTCCTGTGACGACGGCAGGAGGAAGAGATCCGAAATCGACAAGAGGCTGATCACGTTCTGCTGCTCGCCGGGCGCCGTCACGGCCGACTCCAGACCGAGCCGGCGTGCCAGATCGAGCGCGGCGGAGCGGTCGGGGCCATCGCCGACCAGCAGCAGACGAGCGTTCACGCGCGACCGGATGCGATGGAAGATTTCGATGACCGCCTGCACGCGCTTGACGGCTCTGAAGTTCGAGACGTGCACGACCAGCTTGTCGAAGCGGTCGGATGGGCACAATCGCTCGCGGAGGATTGGATCGAGGACACGCCGGTACAGCGCACAATCGAGGAAGTTCGGGATCACGCGAATCGCGCTGTGGACCGGTAGCTCACGATAAGTGTCCGTCCGTAAGCTCTCCGACACCGCGGTCACGGCGTCCGAGTGGTCGATGCAGAAGGCGACGGTTTCTGAATACGAGGGGTCACTCCCAAGTAAAGTAATGTCCGTCCCGTGGAGGGTGGTGATGACCCGCGGGGCCGCCGCGGCGCTCCGATCGGCGAGGATCTGGCGAGCGAGATACGCGGCGGCCGCGTGAGGGATGGCGTAGTGGGCGTGGACCAGTTGAAGCCCGTGCGCTCGGGCCACCTGAACAGTCTTGTTTGCGAGCGCGATCAAATACTGCGGCTCGTGCAGGACGGGATAATCGGGAGCCTTCGCACGATGGAAGGTCATGCCGGCCACGTACTCGCTCAGTCGGAACGGGACCTCTGTGCTGATGACGTGCACCTGATGGCCGCGCGCGGCCAGGCTGCCGGCAAGCTCGGTCGCGACGATGCCGCTACCACCAATCGACGGATAGCAGATCATTCCAATGCGCATGCAAGTCTTGAGTTCTGAGTTTTGAGTCCTGAGCCCTGATTGGAGTTTACCATTCTCAGTAACCGGCTCCATGGAGGTGGATTCGTATGAAGGTGCCCGTTATCGTCATCCTGTCCGCGGTAATCGTGGGTTGCACTGGCAGTGCAGACGAGAGGCCGCCGGCCGCGCAAGCGACATCTGCCGGCCAAGCTTTCTCAGCGCGCTCACAGTGGACCCCAGACGAGGCTACGAGCTGGTACGAAGGTCAGCCATGGCTCGTCGGCAGCAACTTTGCACCGAGCACGGCAATCAATCAGCTCGAGATGTGGCAGGCCGACACGTTCGACATTGCGACGATCGACCGGGAGCTCAGATGGGCCGCGCAGCTTGGCTTCAACAGCATGCGGGTCTTCCTCCATCACCTGTTGTGGCAGCAGGATGCCGAGGGTTTCCTGTCGCGCATCGAGCAGTTTCTCGACGTGGCGGAGAAGCATCGCATTGGTGTCATGTTCGTATTGCTCGATGGCGTGTGGGACCCGCATCCCGCCCTTGGCAAGCAGCGGGCGCCGAAGCCGGGGTTGCACAATTCGGGTTGGGTGCAGAGCCCTGGCGTCGAGATCCTCGGGGATCCTGGGCGACACGATGAGTTGAAACCCTACATCCAGGGGGTCATCGCTCACTTTCGTACGGATCGGCGAGTGCATGTCTGGGACATATTCAATGAGCCAGACAACCCCAATGCCTCGTCGTATGGGAAGCTCGAGCCGGAGAACAAGGCGGAGCTCGCGCTGCGGCTGCTGCGGAAGACGTACGCTTGGGCACGCGAGGTCGGCCCTTCACAACCCATTACCGCCGGGGTCTGGAGAGACTCATGGGATCCGGACGAAATGAGCCCGATCGTCACGTTCATGCTGGAAGAGTCTGACATCATCACGTTTCATAGCTACGATCCGCTGCCGGATGTCCAGAAGCGCGTCGAGTCGCTTCGTCGTTACAAGCGCCCGATCCTCTGCACGGAGTACATGGCGCGCCCGCGCGAGAGCACCTTCGACCCCATCATGGGGTACTTCAAGGAACAGAAAGTTGGCGCGTACAACTGGGGCTTCGTGTCGGGCAAGTCACAGACGGTTTACCCGTGGGATTCGTGGAAGAAGCCGTACACTCGGGAGCCCTCGCCGTGGTTCCACGACGTCTTTCGGTCGAATGGCGAGCCATACCACGCAGAGGAGGTCGCGTACATCAAGCGCATCACCGCGAGCGACCCCGAAGGACGCAAAGATTGAACCACGAAGGGCACGTTCGTGGCCTTTGTGGTTAACGTCGAAGGAGCCCTTCGCGGACGATGAGATCCTTGACAAGGATGCCTTCAGCGAACGAGACACCGGCCAGCGCGCCGAAGTGCGTGTCGCGACTCTCGATCAGCCGGAGGAATGTGGGCAGCGTCAGGCGCGTGGAGACTGAGTCGGTGCCGTGAGGTTGGAACTGTGAGCGGTAGCACGCCAGCGCCTGTCGCTTGGTCTCGTAGTGACTGGAGACGTCAACGACGAACGAGGCTGGTCCGGTCGTGTTGATGAAGTAGTAACAGAGCCAGTCGACGCGCCAGGCCTCGCCGGCCTGTGGCTCGTAGCGGCGCAGGCCCGCGCTGAACGCCGCTTCCGTGACCAGGCGGCTCGCCGCCGTGTGATCCGGGTGGCGATCTTCCCAATAGGGAAGCGCGATCACGGCCGGCCGCGTCTCGCGGACGATCTCGACGACCTGCCGAACATGATCGGGGCCGCCGAGGGCGCGGTCCGGGAGGGCAAGATTCGTCCGCCAGTGAGCGCCCAGCGTGCGCCGTGCCTCGTCGGCTTCGGCCACCCGCTCGTCCGGCGTGCCGTTGCTCCCCATCTCTCCGCGGGTGAGGTCGCAGAGGCCGACGCGATGGCCGGAAGCCGCATGTTTCGCCACCGTGCCGCCCACGCCGATCTCGATGTCATCGGGATGCGGGCCGAAGGCAAGGATGTCGACCGGTTCGAGCGCCATGACGTTGGTTGAAACCCCGCGACGCGAGGCCTGAAGGCTCCACGCTACCCGCCGCTAATCCCACACGAGCGAGGCGCCGGTCTGATACTCCGTGACGCGTGTCTCGAAGAAGTTCTTCTCCTTCGCGAGATCCGTGGCTTGCGACATCCAGGGAAACGGATTCTCGCGCCGGTATCGCTTGGGGAGACCGAGGCGCTCGAGCCTGCGGTCCGCGACGTACTCGACATACTGGCAGAACAGGTCGGCGTTCATTCCGAGGACCCCCTGCGGGCAGGCATCCCGCGCGTAGCGCTTCTCGTACTCGACCGCCTGCTCGACGAGCGACACAACCTCGTCCTGAAACGATGAGGACCAGATCTGGGGGTTCTCCGCCCGAATCGTGTTGATGAGATCACAGCCGAAGGCGAGGTGCAAGCTCTCGTCGCGCATGATGTACTCGAACTGCTCGCCGATGCCGACCATTTTGTTCTGCCGCTTCAAGGCGAGCATCATCGCGAAGCCCGCATAGAAGAAGATCCCCTCCATGAGCACGTAATAGCCGACGAGATCGTGGACGAAGCGCTGGACGTTCTCCGACCCTTCCGTTGTGAAGTGGGAATCGAACACCGACTTCGTCAGCTCGACGACGAACTCGTCCTTTTCTTTGATAGAGGGGATCCGGATGTACATGTTGTAGATCTCGTCCGGATCCAAGCCGAGCGTATCGCAGCAATAGATGAACGTGTCGGTGTGAATTGCTTCCTCGTACCCCTGGCGCAAGAGATATTGGCGCGCTTCTGGATTCGTGATGTGCTGGTAGACCGCCAGAACGATGTTGTTGGCCGTCAGCGATTCTGCGGTAGAGAAGAACCCCAGGTTGTACGAAATAAGGCGCCGCTCGGCGTCGCTGAGGACGCGAGTCGATTTCCATTGCTCGACGTCCTTCTGCATGGACACCTCTTCGGGGGTCCAGTTGTTCGCCACGCCAGACTTGTAATACTCGCGCGCCCACGGATAGTGGACGGGCAGAATCTTGTTCGGATCGGTCTTGGAGCTGTTGATAATCGCCATGTCTCGCGAACGGTTCTCCGAGTGCTATTTCCTGAACCGTGGGTTCGTGAAGAATTCTTCGTAGCGCAGGCCTTTAGGCCTGCCAACACCGCCATCGGCAGACCTAAGGTCTGCGCTACGGCAATTACTTCTCACGCTCTGAGGCCTGCCTACTGACATGCTTCGCATTCTGGATCGTCGATGGGGCATGTCTGACCGGCAGCCACCGTCACCGCCGCCGGGACCGGGTCGCTCACCGATTGGTACGCACGCTTCTGCGTATAGCCGAACTTCGACGCGTCGAGTGTCGACTTCTCGATCTGCGAGGCGGCCAGCGTGCGCAGATAGTACGTCGTCTTGAGTCCCATCCGCCATGCGGCCCGATACGTTTCGTCCAACCTGCGTCCGGACGACCCCTTGATGAAAACGTTGTGTGACTGGCTCTGATCCACCCACTTGCCGCGCGTGGCGGTGAGCCGGAGCGCAGCGACCGGCTCGATGTCGAATGCCTCCTTGTACTTGGCCTTCAAGGCGTCGGGGATGGCGGCGATCAGCTCGACGTTCCCGTCGAAGTACTTGAGTTGATCGAGGATCGTCTCGTTCCAGAGATCCAGCTGCTTCAAGTCCTTGACGAGATAGGCGTTCACGATGGTGAACTCGCCGCTGATGTTGGCCTTCACGTAGATGTTCTTGTAGATGGGCTCGATGCAGGGGAAGCAACCGGCAATGTTGGCGATCGTGGCCGTCGGTGCAATGGCCATTGTGTTCGAGTTGCGCATGCCGTGCTGCTCGACGTGCGCGTAGACCGGCGCCCAATCCATGCGGCGTGTGCCATCGACCTCTACTGGGACGCCGCGTTCCGCTTCCAGCAGCGCCAACGTGTCGTACGGGAAGATCCCGCGGTCCCATTTCGAGCCTCGGTACGTCTCGTACGAACCACGCTCCTTCGCCAGCGTGGAGGAGGCGAAGATCGCGTGGTACGAGATCCGCTCCATCACGCTATCGGCGAACGCCAGAGCCTTGTTCGACTCGAACGGCAAGTCGAGCTCGAACAGCGCATCCTGAAAGCCCATCACACCGAGCCCAACCGGACGATGCCGCAGGTTCGATCGCCGCGACTCCTCGGTCGGATAGAAGTTGATGTCGATGACGTTGTCCAACATGCGGATTGCGGTCTCGACCGTCTGTGCCAGCCGCCGCTCATCCAACCGCCCATCGACGATGTGGTGCACGAGATTGATCGAGCCGAGATTGCACACGGCCGTTTCGTCCATCGACGTGTTCAGCGTGATCTCGGTGCAGAGGTTCGAGCTGTGCACGACGCCCACGTGATCCTGTGGCGAGCGGACGTTACACGGGTCCTTGAAGGTGATCCACGGGTGCCCGGTCTCGAACAGCATCGTGAGCATCCTGCGCCAGAGCTGCCGCGCCGGCATGGTCTTGGAGAGCTGCATCTCGCCGCGCGCCGCCTTGTGCTCGTACTCCTGATAGCGCTCGTCGAACGCTTGCCCGCAGAGATCGTGAAGGTCCGGCACCTCGTCGGGAGAGAACAATGTCCACGTGCCGTCGGCCTCGACCCGCTTCATGAACAGATCGGGGATCCAGTTCGCCGTGTTCATATCGTGCGTCCGGCGTCGTTCGTCGCCGGTATTGCGCCGGAGATCGAGGAAGTCCTCGATGTCGTAGTGCCATGTCTCGAGATACGCGCAGGTCGCGCCGCGTCGCTTGCCGCTCCGGTTGATCGCCATCGTGACGTCGTTGGCGACCTTCAGGAACGGCACCACCCCCTGGCTCTCGACCTTGGTGCTCTTGATCGGCGAGCCGGTTGCGCGGATATAGCTCCAGTCGTTGCCCAGGCCGCCGGACCACTTCGAGAGCTGCGCGTTGTCGCCGAGCGACTTGAAGATATGTCCGAGGTCATCCCCGATCGTCGTCAGATAGCACGACGAGAGCTGCGGGTGCGGCGTGCCGGCGTGAAAGAGCGTCGGCGTCGAGGGCACGTACCGCAGCTGCGACATCAGCTCGTAGAAGTCGATCGCGTGTCGATCGCGCTCGCCCTCTGGCTCCTGAATGGCCAGCCCCATTGCCACACGCATCCAGAATGCCTGCGGCAGCTCGACGACCCGGCCGTCCTGCCGCGCGAGGTAGCGATCCGCCAGCGTTTGGATGCCAAGATATTGGAAGAGCTGGTCGCGCGCCGGTTGCAGCGCCGAGGCGAGCGAGTCGAGATCGAAGACGCCGAGCCCCTTGTCGAAGAGCCCGCCGTCGATGCCGTTTCGAATCGCCGCCTTGAACGAGGCGCGGTAGATCTCGTCGCGGGCAGAATCGCTCCCGGGCCGCTCTGTGGTCTCCTCGAAGAGCGTGTTGAGCTCGAGGCGCGCCGCAAGATAGCTATACGCCGGATCACGCTCGATGAACGACGAGGCCGCGAGAATGAGCGCTCGCTCGATATGTGGCGTCGGGATTCCGTCGTAGACGTTCTTGACCGCTTCACGGACGACGGCTTCCACCGACACGTCCGGCTCGAGACCTGCTGCGAGCCGCCGCACGGTGTTCTCCACGCGCTTATAGTTGAACAACACCGAGCGGCCATCACGGGTCGTGACCGTGAGCCGGCCGACACGCGCGGC
The genomic region above belongs to Luteitalea sp. and contains:
- a CDS encoding DinB family protein; translated protein: MRAEFTALSVACVLTCVATAASGQTPEGEQAAPATASSANPMTDSTKRIYDATKQLVLRSLEKMPEDQLGFKPVDTVRSYGQIVGHIADANYMICGMAAGEMSKPPDFEKTATTRADLTKALNDAFAHCDKIYGDMTDAKGSEMLPKTPFGEQARLSMLAFNNMHTWEHYGNLITYMRIKGIVPPSSEQQPGGEQ
- a CDS encoding cellulase family glycosylhydrolase is translated as MKVPVIVILSAVIVGCTGSADERPPAAQATSAGQAFSARSQWTPDEATSWYEGQPWLVGSNFAPSTAINQLEMWQADTFDIATIDRELRWAAQLGFNSMRVFLHHLLWQQDAEGFLSRIEQFLDVAEKHRIGVMFVLLDGVWDPHPALGKQRAPKPGLHNSGWVQSPGVEILGDPGRHDELKPYIQGVIAHFRTDRRVHVWDIFNEPDNPNASSYGKLEPENKAELALRLLRKTYAWAREVGPSQPITAGVWRDSWDPDEMSPIVTFMLEESDIITFHSYDPLPDVQKRVESLRRYKRPILCTEYMARPRESTFDPIMGYFKEQKVGAYNWGFVSGKSQTVYPWDSWKKPYTREPSPWFHDVFRSNGEPYHAEEVAYIKRITASDPEGRKD
- a CDS encoding ribonucleoside-diphosphate reductase subunit alpha; its protein translation is MVATTKVVKRTGEVVGFDRSRIQTAIRKAVRACGQPVPDSTLERIVDRVLDEIDTRFVDFFPNVENIQDIVEKHLVREGLYEIAKAYILYRADRQKARDADKERALEAARVGRLTVTTRDGRSVLFNYKRVENTVRRLAAGLEPDVSVEAVVREAVKNVYDGIPTPHIERALILAASSFIERDPAYSYLAARLELNTLFEETTERPGSDSARDEIYRASFKAAIRNGIDGGLFDKGLGVFDLDSLASALQPARDQLFQYLGIQTLADRYLARQDGRVVELPQAFWMRVAMGLAIQEPEGERDRHAIDFYELMSQLRYVPSTPTLFHAGTPHPQLSSCYLTTIGDDLGHIFKSLGDNAQLSKWSGGLGNDWSYIRATGSPIKSTKVESQGVVPFLKVANDVTMAINRSGKRRGATCAYLETWHYDIEDFLDLRRNTGDERRRTHDMNTANWIPDLFMKRVEADGTWTLFSPDEVPDLHDLCGQAFDERYQEYEHKAARGEMQLSKTMPARQLWRRMLTMLFETGHPWITFKDPCNVRSPQDHVGVVHSSNLCTEITLNTSMDETAVCNLGSINLVHHIVDGRLDERRLAQTVETAIRMLDNVIDINFYPTEESRRSNLRHRPVGLGVMGFQDALFELDLPFESNKALAFADSVMERISYHAIFASSTLAKERGSYETYRGSKWDRGIFPYDTLALLEAERGVPVEVDGTRRMDWAPVYAHVEQHGMRNSNTMAIAPTATIANIAGCFPCIEPIYKNIYVKANISGEFTIVNAYLVKDLKQLDLWNETILDQLKYFDGNVELIAAIPDALKAKYKEAFDIEPVAALRLTATRGKWVDQSQSHNVFIKGSSGRRLDETYRAAWRMGLKTTYYLRTLAASQIEKSTLDASKFGYTQKRAYQSVSDPVPAAVTVAAGQTCPIDDPECEACQ
- the bshA gene encoding N-acetyl-alpha-D-glucosaminyl L-malate synthase BshA, producing the protein MRIGMICYPSIGGSGIVATELAGSLAARGHQVHVISTEVPFRLSEYVAGMTFHRAKAPDYPVLHEPQYLIALANKTVQVARAHGLQLVHAHYAIPHAAAAYLARQILADRSAAAAPRVITTLHGTDITLLGSDPSYSETVAFCIDHSDAVTAVSESLRTDTYRELPVHSAIRVIPNFLDCALYRRVLDPILRERLCPSDRFDKLVVHVSNFRAVKRVQAVIEIFHRIRSRVNARLLLVGDGPDRSAALDLARRLGLESAVTAPGEQQNVISLLSISDLFLLPSSQESFGLAALEAMGCEVPVVASRVGGLPEVIDDGVTGFLHEPDDLAGMAESAIQLLIDEALCQRVISAARASVALRFCAERIVPQYESLYRQVLERPNTGTSVSASTGTAESA
- a CDS encoding sigma-70 family RNA polymerase sigma factor produces the protein MPRGESELSDEALVERVTNAPEGDTGAFETLVQRHQRGVLANCRHLTTADAAEDLAQEVFVKAYFALDRFEGRSSFKTWVQRIKVNHCLNYLRRRRGVAYVDLEDETAARAPELQAEADAERALEVEDARRHIAALLDAMSDTLRIPLVMRDADGMSYEEIASVLGIGLSAVKMRIKRGREEFRRLFVLADGSVGVSLDQAARGADHV
- a CDS encoding mechanosensitive ion channel, with the translated sequence MSEQPGVLDQLSEIFGGAFTAGVTAVPRALAGVAAIVVMVIVAKLIERGLRAVLTRLRFDALLQQAGIDRTLQRIGLRQSLNVVLPRLVYFLLLCLIARIGADLLGLTAVSQAFAAFFAYLPNIVAAVLLLAAGSAASQFAGNTVAAAASESGIDIARPLGNLVSGLILFVVGIMALAQLRIDTDIIRIVTICSLSGLALAFGLSFGFGTQDITRNILAGFYARKIFKIGDTVELLGQRGTVRAITTTQTLLDVEEGGTVSVANRTLVDEIVRSR
- a CDS encoding ribonucleotide-diphosphate reductase subunit beta yields the protein MAIINSSKTDPNKILPVHYPWAREYYKSGVANNWTPEEVSMQKDVEQWKSTRVLSDAERRLISYNLGFFSTAESLTANNIVLAVYQHITNPEARQYLLRQGYEEAIHTDTFIYCCDTLGLDPDEIYNMYIRIPSIKEKDEFVVELTKSVFDSHFTTEGSENVQRFVHDLVGYYVLMEGIFFYAGFAMMLALKRQNKMVGIGEQFEYIMRDESLHLAFGCDLINTIRAENPQIWSSSFQDEVVSLVEQAVEYEKRYARDACPQGVLGMNADLFCQYVEYVADRRLERLGLPKRYRRENPFPWMSQATDLAKEKNFFETRVTEYQTGASLVWD
- a CDS encoding Uma2 family endonuclease; its protein translation is MEGAVSRMTVEEYLQRPEAVRRQELAYGLVREPAVPSLDHQSTVTRLTVILDRHVRRHGLGQICVSSVDVVLDRERALIVQPDIVFVSSERAAMVTDRVWGAPDLVVEVLSVGNERHIRVTKLAWYRKYGVRECWFADPLGRTVEVLRLSRGQEEGARDLYRGAVPICSHVLGPLAVRTERLFKEGTLGATGH
- the bshB1 gene encoding bacillithiol biosynthesis deacetylase BshB1 — its product is MALEPVDILAFGPHPDDIEIGVGGTVAKHAASGHRVGLCDLTRGEMGSNGTPDERVAEADEARRTLGAHWRTNLALPDRALGGPDHVRQVVEIVRETRPAVIALPYWEDRHPDHTAASRLVTEAAFSAGLRRYEPQAGEAWRVDWLCYYFINTTGPASFVVDVSSHYETKRQALACYRSQFQPHGTDSVSTRLTLPTFLRLIESRDTHFGALAGVSFAEGILVKDLIVREGLLRR